From the genome of Coleofasciculaceae cyanobacterium, one region includes:
- a CDS encoding aldo/keto reductase — protein MQYRRFGRTELQMPVFSCGGMRYQYKWQDLPQSKIPEANQRNLEATIYRSFELGINHIETARGYGSSEMQLGKILPKLPREKLIFQTKVSPQPKALDFRRQFMQSLNFCQLEYVDLLGLHGINNEETFHHSIRPGGCLDEAKKLKAEGKVRHIGFSTHGSTEIITKAIETGEFDYVNLHWYYINQWNWSAIEAAQRQDMGVFIISPTDKGGHLYNPPAKLRELCQPLSPMVFNDLFCLSHPEVHTLSLGAAKPSDFNEHLKVLPLLDRADEILPPILERLEQEAIAVLGKDWLDNWQVGLPSHDNTPGNVNMPVILWLRNLALAYDMIEYGQARYNLLTNAGHWFPGAKADRVERLDLESCLTANPYAQKIPSLLAETDRLLGGKPVKRLSQS, from the coding sequence ATGCAATATCGCCGATTTGGTCGTACAGAGTTACAGATGCCCGTTTTTTCCTGTGGGGGGATGAGATATCAATATAAATGGCAAGATTTGCCCCAATCTAAAATACCCGAAGCCAATCAGCGTAATTTAGAAGCCACTATTTACCGTTCGTTTGAATTGGGGATTAATCATATCGAAACAGCTAGGGGTTACGGTAGCTCTGAGATGCAGCTAGGAAAAATTTTACCTAAACTACCGAGAGAAAAGCTAATCTTTCAAACTAAAGTCTCTCCTCAGCCCAAAGCTTTGGATTTTCGTCGTCAATTTATGCAGTCTCTCAACTTTTGTCAACTAGAATATGTCGACCTGCTGGGACTCCACGGCATTAATAACGAAGAGACTTTCCATCATAGTATACGCCCTGGAGGGTGTTTAGACGAAGCCAAGAAACTAAAGGCCGAAGGTAAAGTCAGACATATTGGCTTTTCTACCCACGGCTCAACGGAAATTATTACCAAAGCAATTGAAACAGGCGAGTTTGACTATGTAAATCTTCATTGGTATTACATCAATCAATGGAATTGGTCAGCCATAGAAGCAGCCCAACGACAGGATATGGGAGTATTTATCATTTCTCCTACTGATAAAGGCGGACATCTTTATAATCCACCAGCAAAGTTAAGAGAATTATGCCAGCCTCTAAGTCCAATGGTATTTAACGATCTGTTTTGTTTATCTCATCCTGAAGTGCATACCCTTAGTTTGGGTGCAGCGAAACCTTCAGATTTTAATGAACATTTAAAAGTTTTACCTTTATTAGATCGAGCAGACGAAATATTACCGCCAATCTTAGAACGTTTAGAACAAGAAGCGATCGCCGTATTAGGGAAAGATTGGCTCGATAATTGGCAAGTTGGCTTACCTAGCCACGACAATACTCCTGGTAACGTTAATATGCCCGTTATTCTGTGGCTGCGTAATTTAGCATTAGCATACGACATGATTGAATATGGACAAGCACGTTATAACCTTTTAACTAATGCTGGTCATTGGTTTCCTGGGGCGAAAGCAGATCGAGTCGAGCGATTAGATCTCGAATCTTGCTTAACAGCTAATCCCTATGCTCAGAAAATTCCTAGTTTACTAGCAGAAACCGACCGACTTTTAGGAGGTAAGCCCGTTAAACGTCTTTCTCAAAGCTAA
- a CDS encoding transposase: protein MLVLEAKIYAKQVQYQAMDEAILTAQFIRNKALRYWMDNKGVGKYDLSAYCKVLAAEFPFAHKLNSMARQSSADRAWAAISRFYANCKNKVTKKKGFPKFKKHSRSVEYKTSGWKFSEDRKKITFTDKNNIGQVKLKGTRDLNCYDIKQIKRVRIVRRADGHYCQFLVDVDNREKVELSYSEIGLDVGLNYFYTDDKGNQIENPRFYRKGEKPLNRLNKSKSKKYIKGAKPQSKNYHQARKRYALKHLKTSRQRKDHAVKLARCVVTSNDVVAYEDLRIANMVKNHNLAKSITDAGWYQFRVWLEYFGYKFGKITIAVPPQYTSVICSSCGAKVKKALSTRTHKCKCGCVLDRDQNAAKNVLSIGLSTVGHTGSKAWGEETAILTGENLLE, encoded by the coding sequence ATGTTAGTTTTAGAAGCCAAGATATACGCAAAACAAGTTCAATATCAAGCGATGGATGAAGCCATTTTAACGGCTCAATTCATACGCAACAAAGCACTCCGCTATTGGATGGATAACAAAGGAGTAGGAAAATACGATTTAAGCGCATACTGCAAAGTATTAGCTGCGGAGTTTCCTTTTGCTCACAAGTTAAATTCAATGGCAAGACAATCAAGTGCAGATCGAGCTTGGGCAGCGATATCTCGTTTCTACGCTAACTGTAAAAACAAAGTAACTAAAAAGAAAGGTTTTCCTAAGTTTAAAAAACACTCTCGTTCCGTTGAATATAAAACAAGCGGATGGAAGTTTTCTGAAGACAGAAAGAAAATAACCTTTACGGATAAAAATAACATCGGACAAGTTAAATTAAAAGGTACTCGCGATTTGAATTGTTACGATATCAAGCAAATCAAAAGAGTACGTATAGTTAGACGTGCAGATGGTCATTATTGTCAGTTTTTAGTTGATGTAGATAACAGAGAAAAAGTTGAACTTTCCTATTCAGAAATAGGTTTAGACGTTGGTTTGAATTACTTTTATACTGACGACAAAGGGAATCAAATAGAGAATCCTCGCTTCTATAGAAAAGGAGAAAAACCTCTCAATCGATTGAATAAAAGTAAGTCTAAAAAGTATATTAAAGGAGCAAAGCCTCAATCTAAAAACTATCACCAAGCTAGAAAAAGATATGCCTTGAAGCATCTTAAAACAAGTAGGCAGCGTAAAGATCATGCCGTAAAGCTGGCACGATGCGTAGTCACGTCTAACGATGTAGTCGCCTACGAAGATTTAAGAATTGCCAATATGGTAAAAAATCACAATCTAGCTAAATCAATAACTGATGCTGGTTGGTATCAATTTAGAGTCTGGTTAGAGTATTTTGGGTACAAATTTGGCAAGATAACAATTGCCGTACCGCCCCAATATACTTCTGTTATTTGTTCTAGCTGTGGAGCAAAGGTTAAAAAAGCTCTTAGTACCCGAACTCATAAGTGTAAGTGTGGCTGTGTCTTAGACCGCGATCAAAACGCAGCCAAAAACGTTCTTTCAATTGGACTAAGTACCGTAGGACATACGGGATCTAAAGCTTGGGGAGAAGAAACCGCTATTTTAACTGGTGAGAACCTGTTGGAGTAA
- a CDS encoding DUF4168 domain-containing protein, whose amino-acid sequence MMFKVNLTLFKLNKLYVRILSSSALALISLMVGLIPEISSSSGANKTFLPTVSLSSNAYGQQFTPEETENYARAGYQVELLRRKVYQEIKNLINEPPPNIVCDRQETLNNLKPQVREIANRYCNQSQQIVQQNNLTINRFNELKADYDRQASFYQQVQNILLKLQN is encoded by the coding sequence ATGATGTTCAAAGTTAATTTAACTTTATTTAAATTAAATAAACTATATGTTCGGATCTTGAGTAGTAGTGCGTTGGCATTAATTAGCTTGATGGTCGGGTTAATTCCTGAAATATCAAGTTCGTCTGGTGCTAATAAAACTTTCTTACCAACAGTTTCTTTATCTAGTAATGCTTATGGACAACAATTTACCCCAGAAGAAACTGAAAATTATGCCAGAGCGGGTTATCAGGTAGAGCTACTGAGAAGGAAAGTCTATCAAGAAATTAAAAACCTGATTAATGAACCACCACCAAACATAGTTTGCGATCGACAAGAAACTCTAAATAACCTCAAGCCACAAGTTCGTGAAATTGCTAATCGCTATTGCAATCAATCTCAGCAAATTGTGCAACAAAACAACCTTACTATCAATCGTTTTAATGAATTAAAAGCTGATTACGATCGCCAGGCTAGTTTTTATCAGCAGGTACAAAATATTTTGCTCAAGTTACAAAACTAA
- the hemB gene encoding porphobilinogen synthase: MFPINRPRRLRQHPQLRRMVQETVVTASDLIYPLFAVPGTSVATEVRSMPGVYQLSVDKIVEEAKQVYDLGIPAVILFGIPEDKDVDATGAWHDCGIVQKAATAIKESVPELLVIADTCLCEYTSHGHCGYLETGDLSGRVLNDPTLELLKKTAVSQANAGADIIAPSGMMDGFVRAIREGLDDAGFQDTPILSYAAKYASAYYGPFRDAAESAPSFGDRRTYQMDPANGTEALKEIELDIAEGADMLMVKPALSYMDIIWRVKQATNLPVAAYNVSGEYSMVKAAALNGWIDEKKVTLETLTSFKRAGADLILTYHAKDAVRWLSE; encoded by the coding sequence ATGTTTCCCATCAATCGTCCTCGTCGGCTGCGCCAACATCCCCAATTACGCCGTATGGTGCAAGAAACAGTAGTTACTGCTAGTGACTTAATTTACCCTTTATTTGCTGTACCAGGAACATCTGTTGCCACCGAAGTTAGATCGATGCCTGGTGTCTATCAACTTTCGGTAGATAAGATTGTTGAGGAAGCTAAGCAAGTATATGACTTGGGCATTCCTGCGGTAATCTTATTTGGTATTCCTGAAGATAAAGACGTTGATGCTACTGGTGCCTGGCACGATTGCGGTATTGTCCAAAAAGCCGCCACGGCAATTAAGGAATCTGTTCCTGAACTATTAGTAATTGCCGATACTTGTCTATGTGAATATACCAGTCATGGACACTGTGGATATTTAGAAACAGGAGATTTGTCTGGCAGAGTACTCAACGATCCTACTTTAGAACTACTCAAAAAAACGGCGGTTTCTCAGGCAAATGCAGGTGCAGATATTATTGCGCCTTCAGGGATGATGGATGGCTTTGTCAGAGCTATTAGAGAAGGCTTAGATGATGCTGGCTTCCAAGATACGCCCATACTTTCCTATGCTGCCAAGTATGCTTCTGCCTATTATGGGCCATTTAGAGATGCAGCCGAATCTGCTCCCAGCTTTGGCGATCGCCGTACCTATCAAATGGATCCTGCCAACGGTACAGAAGCCCTTAAAGAAATTGAATTAGACATCGCTGAAGGTGCAGATATGTTGATGGTTAAACCTGCACTGTCCTATATGGATATTATCTGGCGAGTCAAGCAAGCAACCAACCTTCCTGTAGCTGCCTATAATGTCTCTGGAGAATATTCAATGGTTAAAGCTGCTGCCCTCAACGGCTGGATCGATGAGAAGAAGGTGACTTTAGAAACCTTAACTAGCTTTAAACGTGCTGGTGCAGATTTGATTCTGACTTATCATGCTAAAGACGCGGTACGTTGGTTAAGTGAATAA
- the rppA gene encoding two-component system response regulator RppA, protein MKILLVDDETELSDPLSRILLQEGYQVDIADDGATGMELALQNQYDLLILDWMLPHKSGLEICRSMRSQFLSTPVLFLTAKDTIDDRVDGLDAGADDYLVKPFELRELLARVRALLRRSSLEMPNSERLKVADLELDLENQIAYRSDRAIDLSEKEIKLLTYFMHHPDRLLTHEEIYRYLWQAEEQPSSNVLAALVRLLRRKIEIKGESTLIHTVYGKGYRFGNV, encoded by the coding sequence ATGAAAATTTTATTGGTAGATGACGAAACTGAACTAAGCGATCCTTTGAGTCGAATTTTGTTGCAAGAAGGCTATCAGGTAGATATAGCTGATGATGGTGCAACAGGAATGGAATTAGCCCTGCAAAATCAGTACGATTTACTGATCTTGGATTGGATGTTGCCTCATAAGTCAGGATTAGAAATCTGTCGGTCCATGCGATCGCAATTTTTAAGTACCCCTGTATTATTTTTAACCGCTAAGGATACAATAGACGATCGCGTCGATGGGTTGGATGCAGGGGCAGATGACTATTTAGTCAAGCCGTTTGAACTGCGGGAATTATTAGCCAGAGTGCGGGCTTTGTTGCGTCGCTCTAGTTTAGAAATGCCCAATAGCGAGCGCTTAAAAGTAGCAGACTTAGAGCTAGATCTAGAAAATCAGATAGCATATCGTAGCGACAGGGCGATCGACCTATCGGAAAAAGAAATCAAGCTATTAACTTACTTTATGCACCACCCAGACAGACTATTAACCCACGAAGAAATATATCGCTATCTGTGGCAAGCGGAAGAACAACCTAGCAGTAATGTATTAGCTGCGTTGGTACGCCTATTGCGACGTAAAATTGAAATTAAGGGAGAAAGCACTTTAATTCATACGGTTTATGGCAAAGGTTATCGTTTCGGAAATGTTTAG
- the fusA gene encoding elongation factor G, with amino-acid sequence MKDLTRYRNIGIFAHVDAGKTTTTERILNLTGKTHKIGEVHEGEATTDFMEQEKERGITIQSAATSCFWKEHQLNIIDTPGHVDFTIEVYRSLKVLDGGIGVFCGSGGVEPQSETNWRYANDSKVARVIYINKLDRTGADYFSVVKQIDEILVATPLVMVLPIGVENDFIGVVDLLTRKAWVWDNSGKPENYEIKDVPADMVDDVETYREQLIETAIEQDDELMEKYLEGEELSVDEIKACIRKGTRDLAFFPTYCGSSFKNKGVQLVLDAVVDYLPNPTEVKPQPEIDLEGTETGKYAIVDAERPLRALAFKIMDDRYGALTFTRIYSGTLNKGESVLNTATGKTERVGRMVEMHANSREEIDSAQAGDIIAIVGLKSIQTGHTLCDPKDPATLEPMVFPDPVISISVTPKNKGASEKLGMALGKMVQEDPSFYVETDQESGEVIIKGMGELHLDIKVDILKRTHGVEVEVGKPQVAYRESITKVIQDSYTHKKQSGGSGQFGKIDYTIEPGEAGSGFEFESKVTGGNVPREFWPAVEKGFANSIEKGVLAGFPCVDLKVTLTDGSFHPVDSSAIAFEIAAKSGYRQTLPKAGPQILEPIMNVDVFTPDDHMGDVIGDLNRRRGMIKSQNSTPMGVRIKADVPLSEMFGYIGDLRTMTSGRGQFSMEFNHYSPCPKNVAEEVIAEAKARQEAKS; translated from the coding sequence ATGAAAGACCTTACTCGATATCGAAATATTGGCATCTTCGCGCACGTAGATGCGGGTAAAACCACCACCACTGAAAGAATCCTGAACCTAACTGGTAAAACCCATAAAATCGGTGAGGTACATGAAGGAGAAGCAACAACCGACTTCATGGAACAGGAAAAAGAACGTGGTATTACAATTCAGTCTGCTGCGACAAGCTGCTTCTGGAAAGAACATCAGCTAAATATTATTGATACACCTGGTCACGTTGATTTTACGATCGAGGTTTACCGTTCTCTCAAAGTTCTTGATGGCGGTATTGGTGTGTTCTGCGGTTCTGGTGGGGTAGAGCCTCAGTCTGAGACTAACTGGCGTTATGCTAATGATTCCAAGGTAGCTCGAGTTATATACATTAACAAGTTAGACCGAACTGGTGCTGATTACTTTAGCGTAGTTAAGCAAATAGATGAAATCCTGGTTGCTACTCCTTTGGTAATGGTATTGCCCATTGGAGTTGAAAATGATTTTATTGGGGTAGTTGACCTCTTAACTCGTAAAGCTTGGGTATGGGATAATTCTGGCAAGCCAGAGAACTACGAAATTAAAGATGTTCCCGCGGATATGGTAGATGATGTAGAAACTTACCGCGAACAGCTAATTGAAACTGCGATCGAGCAAGACGACGAATTGATGGAAAAATATCTAGAAGGTGAAGAGCTTTCCGTCGACGAAATCAAAGCCTGTATCCGTAAAGGAACTCGCGATTTAGCTTTCTTCCCTACTTACTGCGGTTCTTCCTTTAAAAACAAAGGGGTACAGTTAGTGCTAGATGCCGTAGTTGACTATCTACCTAACCCCACCGAAGTTAAGCCTCAGCCAGAGATCGACCTAGAGGGCACCGAAACAGGCAAATATGCCATTGTTGATGCCGAAAGACCTTTGCGTGCTTTAGCATTCAAAATCATGGACGATCGCTATGGTGCATTGACCTTTACGCGAATTTATTCTGGTACTCTAAATAAAGGTGAATCTGTCTTAAATACCGCTACAGGCAAAACTGAGCGCGTTGGTCGGATGGTAGAAATGCACGCCAACTCCCGTGAAGAAATTGATTCTGCTCAAGCAGGGGATATTATTGCAATTGTTGGTTTGAAAAGCATCCAGACTGGACATACTCTTTGCGACCCTAAAGATCCTGCAACTTTAGAGCCGATGGTTTTCCCTGACCCCGTAATTTCGATCTCCGTAACTCCCAAAAATAAGGGTGCTTCTGAAAAGTTGGGAATGGCATTGGGTAAAATGGTTCAAGAAGATCCGTCTTTTTATGTCGAAACTGACCAGGAAAGCGGTGAGGTGATTATCAAAGGAATGGGTGAACTTCACTTAGACATCAAGGTAGACATTCTTAAACGTACTCACGGCGTAGAAGTAGAAGTTGGTAAGCCTCAAGTAGCCTATCGCGAGTCTATTACTAAAGTTATTCAAGATAGCTACACTCACAAAAAACAGTCTGGTGGTTCAGGTCAGTTTGGTAAAATTGACTATACTATCGAGCCTGGTGAAGCTGGCTCTGGCTTTGAGTTTGAGTCTAAAGTTACTGGTGGTAACGTCCCTAGAGAATTCTGGCCCGCAGTTGAAAAAGGTTTTGCCAATAGCATTGAAAAAGGTGTCTTAGCAGGTTTCCCCTGTGTGGATTTGAAGGTTACTTTAACTGATGGTTCTTTCCACCCTGTAGACTCTAGTGCGATCGCATTTGAAATTGCAGCTAAGTCTGGTTATCGCCAAACTTTACCCAAAGCTGGGCCTCAAATACTTGAGCCGATTATGAACGTAGACGTATTTACTCCTGACGATCATATGGGAGATGTTATTGGCGACCTCAACCGTCGTCGTGGCATGATCAAATCTCAAAACTCTACTCCAATGGGTGTTCGCATCAAAGCTGATGTACCTTTGAGTGAAATGTTTGGTTATATTGGTGACTTACGTACTATGACTTCTGGTCGTGGTCAGTTCTCAATGGAGTTTAATCACTACTCGCCTTGTCCTAAGAATGTTGCCGAAGAAGTGATTGCTGAAGCAAAAGCGCGTCAAGAAGCTAAGTCATAA